The following are encoded in a window of Salmo trutta unplaced genomic scaffold, fSalTru1.1, whole genome shotgun sequence genomic DNA:
- the LOC115180911 gene encoding macrophage mannose receptor 1 — MGHSLFLLFFSGLSVLPSCLSHQFHFVDISKNWTEAQSYCRQNYTDLASIDDMADMNRLNNTIKAVLLTEPAWIGLYNTSWRWSLGDTELEREGFWDKSKGQPNNVKNNEFCVWMQNGSWHDANCGEQHNFVCYDTNLTSKYILITEKKTWSEAQRYCRQNHTDLASVRDEAEKSSIQNITHNNTIQEEVWIGLYREWRWSDQSGSTFRNWMTGEPNGAAVVGGEKLCVEVLPSGEWNDNPPTTKHPFICYDDKLVLVSENKTWSEALWYCRDRNMELVSAHNPSIQHWVRQRAKKASSPYVWLGLRYTCTLDLWFWVNGEESCFHNWADGEGYSTRKEQRGNTGAIERDGGKWVGLPETDKFNFICSKSDDY; from the exons ATGggccactctctctttctcctgttctTCTCAG GGCTGTCTGTCCTCCCCTCATGCCTCTCTCATCAGTTCCACTTTGTGGACATCAGTAAAAACTGGACTGAAGCTCAGAGTTACTGCAGACAGAACTAcactgacctggcctccatagaCGACATGGCAGATATGAACAGGCTCAATAACACAATAAAGGCTGTGTTATTAACTGAACCAGCCTGGATAGGGTTGTATAACACCAGCTGGAGGTGGTCTCTGGGAGACACAgagttagagagggaggggttttgGGACAAAAGTAAAGGCCAACCAAATAATGTAAAAAACAATGAGTTCTGTGTGTGGATGCAAAATGGGTCATGGCATGATGCGAACTGTGGAGAACAACATAATTTTGTCTGCTATG ACACAAATCTCACTAGTAAGTACATCCTCATCACTGAAAAGAAGACTTGGAGTGAGGCTCAGCGCTACTGCAGACAGAACCATACGGACCTGGCCAGTGTGAGGGATGAAGCAGAGAAAAGCTCCATACAGAACATCACACATAATAACACCATACAG GAAGAGGTGTGGATCGGCCTGTATAGAGAGTGGAGGTGGTCCGACCAGAGCGGCTCAACCTTCAGAAACTGGATGACAGGCGAGCCAAACGGGGCAGCTGTTGTGGGAGGAGAAAAGCTCTGTGTGGAAGTTCTCCCATCTGGAGAGTGGAATGATAATCCTCCTACCACCAAACATCCTTTTATCTGCTATGATG atAAGCTGGTCCTGGTCTCAGAGAACAAGACGTGGTCCGAAGCCCTGTGGTACTGCAGAGACCGGAACATGGAACTGGTGTCTGCCCACAACCCCAGCATCCAGCACTGGGTCCGACAGAGAGCCAAGAAGGCCTCCAGTCCCTACGTCTGGCTGGGCCTGAGGTACACCTGCACCCTGGACCTCTGGTTCTGGGTCAATGGAGAAGAGTCCTGCTTCCACAACTGGGCCGACGGGGAGGGCTACAGTACCAGGAAGGAGCAGCGTGGGAACACGGGGGCcatagagagagacggggggaagTGGGTCGGCCTGCCTGAGACTGACAAATTCAACTTCATCTGCAGCAAGAGTGATG ACTACTAA